Proteins from one Setaria italica strain Yugu1 chromosome V, Setaria_italica_v2.0, whole genome shotgun sequence genomic window:
- the LOC101762862 gene encoding uncharacterized protein LOC101762862: protein MPRLLEKMAAATATSAHQVDPALLHPAAHIAGGMASADASSPVHVGGHQDAATNAPGSGGYSHHGPQRYPVDPSPSTSTSGGSGSTSAAALPPVPCFSELSWVDQYGPYADLDGGAFDAAALGGLGLDGLDLGPADSDFYSDSTLLDYLNSTCCTGGGAMMTTMMSGVNAAHSSCGGMGGQDGDYGSSWRADDICQAAARKLGDHQWGGGI, encoded by the coding sequence ATGCCGCGCCTGCTCGAGAagatggccgccgccaccgccacgagCGCGCACCAGGTGGATCCGGCGCTGCTGCACCCAGCCGCGCACATCGCCGGCGGCATGGCCTCCGCCGACGCCTCCTCGCCGGTCCACGTCGGCGGTCACCAGGACGCGGCTACTAACGCGCCGGGCAGCGGCGGGTACAGCCACCACGGCCCCCAGCGCTACCCCGTCGACCCGAGCCCGAGCACGTCGACGTCCGGCGGCTCCGGCTCGACGTCGGCCGCCGCGCTCCCGCCGGTGCCCTGCTTCTCCGAGCTGAGCTGGGTCGACCAGTACGGCCCCTACGCcgacctcgacggcggcgcgttCGACGCCGCGGCGCTGGGGGGCCTCGGCCTCGACGGGCTGGACCTGGGCCCGGCCGACTCCGACTTCTACTCGGACTCGACGCTGCTGGACTACCTCAACTCGACCTgctgcaccggcggcggcgccatgatgacgacgatgatgagcGGCGTCAACGCCGCCCACAGCAGCTGCGGCGGCATGGGCGGTCAGGACGGAGACTACGGGTCGTCGTGGCGGGCGGACGACATCtgccaggcggcggcgaggaagctcGGCGATCACCAGTGGGGAGGAGGAATCTAG